The nucleotide window GCTGTAAGGGATCTGCTCCCAGGGGCGGTTCCACTCCATGGCGGTGGCGAGCTGCCAGGCCGTGCGCGGTGCGCTCAGCAGCGTCCTGAGATGGGCGAGCCGCTCCTCGTGGTGGGCGAGGAGCGCGCGGACGCGTCCGCCGGCGTCGGTGAAGGCGTGTTGGTGGGCGGGCAGCACCTCGGCGGGGGCGAGCCGGCCGACGCGTTCGAGGGAGTCGAGGTAGTCGCCCAGGGGGTCGGCGGCCTCCCCCGGGCCGGTCGCCCCGTGCGAGCCGGGGAGGCCGGGCGGGCCGTCTTCGGCATGCGGGTCCCCGTACAGGCCGATGTGCGGGGTGATGCCCGGCAGGAGGTGGTCGCCGGAGAAGAGCCGGCCGAAGCCGCGGCCGCGCCGCGCGGGGTGCTCCTCCTCCAGGTGCAGACACACATGGCCCGGGGTGTGCCCCGGTGTCCAGAGGGCGCGCAGCCGGCGCCCCGGCAGATCGAGCAGCTCGCCGGGGCCGATCTCGCGGTCCGGCAGCGCGGCCCGCAGGCCGGGCATCCGCCGGCCGCCCCCGGTGGCCCGGGCGGTGCGCAGCGGCGCCAGATGCTCCTCCGGCGCGCCGGCCGCCGTGAGCTGGGTGAGGAGGTGGTCGAGCCAGCCGTCCGGTGTGGCCTCGCGGGTGCGGCGGACCACGGCGGTGTCCGCGGCGTGCATCGCGATCCAGGCGCCGGAGGCCTCCCGCACCTTGGCGGAGAGGCCGTGGTGGTCGGGGTGGTGGTGCGTGATCAGCACGCCGTGGAGGTCGGTGAGGGCGAAGCCGCAGGCGGTGACGCCGGCGACGAGCGCCTCCCAGGAGTCCGGGTCGTCCCATCCGGTGTCGATGAGCACCGGCCCCCGGTCGGTCTCCAGGAGGTGGACGAGGGTGTGGCCGAGCGGATTG belongs to Streptomyces sp. NBC_01454 and includes:
- a CDS encoding MBL fold metallo-hydrolase — translated: MTTQVTDHRGGVWSIAVPIPDNPLGHTLVHLLETDRGPVLIDTGWDDPDSWEALVAGVTACGFALTDLHGVLITHHHPDHHGLSAKVREASGAWIAMHAADTAVVRRTREATPDGWLDHLLTQLTAAGAPEEHLAPLRTARATGGGRRMPGLRAALPDREIGPGELLDLPGRRLRALWTPGHTPGHVCLHLEEEHPARRGRGFGRLFSGDHLLPGITPHIGLYGDPHAEDGPPGLPGSHGATGPGEAADPLGDYLDSLERVGRLAPAEVLPAHQHAFTDAGGRVRALLAHHEERLAHLRTLLSAPRTAWQLATAMEWNRPWEQIPYSSRTIAVSEAEAHLRRLVKLGRAECVPGPGPVRYQAVDGAP